The genomic stretch CGGGGCTCGACGCCCTGGCCGCGGCGCCGCAGGTCGGCGTCACGATCGTGTGCGTCGTGACCGCGGTCAACCTCGACGAGGTCCCCGGCCTGGTGGCGACGATCGCGACCCGCTGGCCGGGCGTGCGGTCGCTCGTGCTGTCGCCGGTGGCGCCGGTCGGCGACGGCGCCGACGCCCTCGAGCTGCTGGTGCCGTACGCGCGCCTGGGCCCGGTCATCGCCGACGGCCTGCGCGCCGCGGCGCGCCTGGGCCTGGCGGCGACCGTGCCAGCGCGGTGCGGGCTGCCGCCGTGCGCGCTGCCGGCCGACGTGCGCGATCGCCACGAGGCGGTGCGCAGCGACCGCGGCGGCCCGATCGAACCGGGCAAGCGCAAGCCCGCCGCGTGCGCCACCTGCGCGCTCGACCGTCGGTGCGGCGGCGCCTGGGCCCGCTACCTCGACGTCCACGGCGACGCCGGCCTGGCCCCGATCTGACCTGGCCGGCCCGCGGCTACAGATCGTCGGAGCGGTTGGCCGCGGGCGCGCGGATCCCGACCTCGAGCGAGCTCCACTCGGTCGCCTTCCACAGGCCCTTGTCGTTGCGCGCCAGCGCCACCGGTCGCGGCGTGTCGGCGCCGGTCGAGTAGACGAACAGCTTGGCGCGATCGTCGCCCTGCAGGCTGTCGCGCTGCTGCTTGACCCGCACGATCAGGTCGCCGGGCGGCAGCACGTAGCCGTCCTCGAACCGCGTGCCCTGCACGTACGAGCGCGCGATGTGGGCCTTGCCGCCGAGGCGGTCCTTGAGGTTCTGCAGGATCGCGCGCCGCGGGCGCCGGCCCTTGTAGCCGGTCGGGTCGTCGTCGAGCAGGTCCATCGCGATCGCGACGGTGACGAACGGCAGGCCCTGGGCCGGGTCGCGGGCGTAGCAGGCCAGCGCGATCGCGAACGCCGCGGCCCCGCCCTCGGGCGTCCGCGCCACCCGGTCGCGCATCGCCAGGTAGTCGTCGATCGTCGCGGGCATCGGGCCGATGGTGATCTGGTGCTCGATCGAGGTCGCGGTCATGACCCGACGATATCAGTCCTCGCGCTCGGGCTCCTGCGCGACGCCGTGGTGCTCGGCCAGGCGGGCCTCGTGGCGGCGCTTGGCCTGGTAGCGCCGGGCGCTGGCCTCGGTCACCCGCCCGACCGAGATCAGGCCGTCGGCGGGCGCCGGCGTCGACGGCGCCGGCACCCGCTCGAGGCGGGCGGCGAACGCGCGCCGCCACGCCGCCAGGTCGCGCAGCGCGTAGCTGGGGTCGTCGGGATCCTCGATGATCGTGCGCACGATCGCGTCGGGGTCGACGAACTGCGCCGCCAGCTCGGCCGGATCGTAGGCGGCGCCGCGATCGAACAGCCCGCCGCAGATGTCGCGCAGCGTGCAGGCGTCGCACGCCGGCGCGTAGATGTGGCCCCAGTCGGTCTGGCGCACGGTCTGCTTGTCGTCGAGGAAGTGGACGATGCGCTCCTCGCCCTTGACGATCTTGCGGGTCTCGGTCGAGGCCCACCCGAACGAGCCCAGGTAGCACAGCGGCACCTTCTCGACCCGGAACGTGCGCCCGCTCTTGTGCAGGTGCCGCAGCGCCCGCTCGAGCGACAGCTCGAAGTCGGCCAGGCGCGGGGTGAACTGGGCCTGGTTGACCTCGGCCCGGCCCATCGACGGGTCGAGGTTGTTCCAGACGAAGTGCCGGACCTGCGGGTGGTGGCGGGTCAGGTAGCGGACGTTGGCGTCGAGGTGATCGGCGTTGTGGCGGTTGATGACGCAGTTGACGTTGACCTCGATGCCGGCGGCGTGGGCGCTGTCGAGGGCGGCGAGCGCGGTCGGCAGCGTGTCGGCCTGGCCGCGCAGGCGCGCCTCGATCTCGGGCCGCACCGAGTAGATCGACACGTGCGCCAGCTGGACGCCCGCGTCGGCCAGGGCCCGGGCGTAGGCCGGATCGGCCAGGCGGGTGCCGTTGGTGATGATCCGGACGTGCAGCCCAGCGGCGCGGGCGTAGCCGGCGATCGCCGGCAGCTCGGGGTGCAGCGTCGGCTCACCGCCGGTCAGGATCACGCCGTAGTAGCCGCGCCGGACGAAGTCGTCGACCAGCGGCCGCATCGTCGCCAGGTCGTGGACGAACGGCGTGGCCGGGTTCGAGCAGAACCCGCAGAAGTGGTTGCAGTGCCGGACGACCTGGATGTAGCCGAGGTTGGCCACGGCGGTCGGCCTGGCTCACTGCCAGTCGTAGAGGCCGTTCGACAGCTCGAGGTTGAACGCCGCGCAGGTGTCAGTGCCGCCGGTGGTGCGCTCC from Myxococcales bacterium encodes the following:
- a CDS encoding radical SAM protein, which translates into the protein MANLGYIQVVRHCNHFCGFCSNPATPFVHDLATMRPLVDDFVRRGYYGVILTGGEPTLHPELPAIAGYARAAGLHVRIITNGTRLADPAYARALADAGVQLAHVSIYSVRPEIEARLRGQADTLPTALAALDSAHAAGIEVNVNCVINRHNADHLDANVRYLTRHHPQVRHFVWNNLDPSMGRAEVNQAQFTPRLADFELSLERALRHLHKSGRTFRVEKVPLCYLGSFGWASTETRKIVKGEERIVHFLDDKQTVRQTDWGHIYAPACDACTLRDICGGLFDRGAAYDPAELAAQFVDPDAIVRTIIEDPDDPSYALRDLAAWRRAFAARLERVPAPSTPAPADGLISVGRVTEASARRYQAKRRHEARLAEHHGVAQEPERED